Proteins encoded in a region of the Marinobacter arenosus genome:
- a CDS encoding anti-sigma factor family protein: MAANEVNAMNCIEFRKEVDALAAGEVTSATEAAMRGHAKSCDACAVALATATYIAQQVAADRAPEPDDDFEARILGRAMATDDSPARRRWTTPVWSGAVAAALVVGVFLGAQFTQPRQPGMELAGTTETAAIKPAAESAQKTVRLAFTSTEALEDVTLTLELPPNMELTPFPGRHRVSWKVDLKPGDNLLALPVNILFPGEGTLVAHLGEGTKRKTFRTDIGKETEPSS, from the coding sequence GTGGCTGCCAATGAGGTGAATGCGATGAATTGCATTGAATTCAGAAAAGAGGTGGATGCCCTGGCGGCCGGCGAAGTAACCTCGGCCACCGAGGCCGCCATGCGTGGACACGCCAAATCCTGCGACGCCTGTGCCGTGGCTCTGGCGACAGCAACCTACATCGCCCAGCAGGTTGCGGCGGACCGCGCGCCCGAACCGGACGACGACTTCGAGGCCCGGATACTCGGTCGCGCCATGGCAACCGATGACTCACCCGCCCGACGACGCTGGACCACACCGGTCTGGAGCGGCGCCGTGGCGGCGGCGCTGGTGGTCGGGGTCTTCCTGGGCGCCCAGTTCACCCAGCCGCGCCAACCCGGCATGGAGCTGGCCGGTACCACCGAAACCGCGGCCATCAAACCCGCGGCCGAATCGGCGCAGAAAACCGTCCGGCTGGCCTTCACGTCGACCGAGGCCCTGGAAGACGTGACCCTGACCCTGGAATTGCCGCCCAACATGGAACTGACCCCCTTCCCGGGACGACACCGCGTTAGCTGGAAGGTCGACCTGAAGCCAGGCGACAACCTGCTGGCCCTGCCGGTGAACATCCTGTTCCCGGGCGAAGGCACACTGGTCGCACACCTGGGTGAAGGCACCAAGCGAAAGACCTTCCGAACGGATATTGGCAAGGAAACGGAACCATCGTCATGA
- the oadA gene encoding sodium-extruding oxaloacetate decarboxylase subunit alpha has protein sequence MTKRKIHMTDVILRDAHQSLIATRMRTEDMLPACAWLDQAGYWSLECWGGATFDACVRFLKEDPWERLRTLRKALPNTRLQMLLRGQNLLGYRHYGDDVVEAFVAKAAENGIDVFRVFDALNDVRNLETSIRAVKKAGKHAQGTLCYTVSPVHDTDAYLAQANAMADMGADSIAIKDMAGLLTPAVTAELVGKLKNTLDLPVFLHSHATSGMAPMCQWAAMEAGVDHIDTALSAFAGGTSHPPTESLVAALHDAGLETGLNLELLDKATRHFREVRKKYHQFESAYNGVDTSVLLSQVPGGMMSNLANQLKEQGALDRIQEVFEEIPRVRKDLGFPPLVTPTSQIVGTQAVINVLGGKRYDTITNEVKKYLQGWYGKAPADVDAELRRRAVGNEDLVLERPANLIPRELEDLRKQVGDLAQSDEDVLTYAMFPDQAKAYLEQRRDGTLQPEPLEPIPGGRSGGVSSKFKITVHGESYDIDVTGANPAGEHERRFYMTVDGVPEEIHLESQADDGRDGSRSSSGRAGATKEGHVTTSMPGNIVDVLVKEGDQVEAGDPVLIIEAMKMETEVKATIAGTVKEVSIAKGDRVVPGEVLVDIE, from the coding sequence ATGACCAAGCGCAAGATTCATATGACCGACGTCATCCTGCGGGATGCCCATCAATCGCTGATCGCCACCCGGATGCGGACCGAAGACATGCTGCCGGCCTGTGCATGGCTGGATCAGGCCGGGTACTGGTCCCTCGAGTGCTGGGGCGGCGCCACCTTCGATGCCTGCGTCCGTTTCCTGAAGGAAGACCCGTGGGAACGGCTGCGCACGCTCCGGAAGGCCCTGCCCAACACTCGCCTGCAGATGCTGCTGCGGGGACAGAATCTGCTGGGGTATCGCCATTACGGCGACGACGTCGTGGAGGCGTTTGTGGCCAAGGCCGCGGAAAACGGCATTGACGTGTTCCGGGTGTTCGACGCCCTGAACGACGTGCGTAACCTGGAAACCAGCATCCGGGCGGTCAAGAAAGCCGGCAAGCACGCCCAGGGTACCCTGTGCTACACCGTCAGCCCGGTGCACGACACCGACGCCTACCTGGCGCAGGCCAACGCCATGGCGGACATGGGCGCGGACAGCATCGCCATCAAGGACATGGCCGGCCTGCTGACCCCGGCGGTCACCGCCGAGCTGGTGGGCAAGCTCAAGAACACCCTCGATCTGCCGGTGTTCCTGCACTCCCACGCCACCTCGGGCATGGCCCCGATGTGCCAGTGGGCCGCCATGGAAGCCGGGGTGGATCACATCGATACCGCGTTGTCGGCCTTTGCCGGCGGCACCAGCCATCCGCCCACGGAATCGCTGGTGGCCGCATTGCACGATGCCGGTCTGGAAACCGGCCTGAACCTCGAACTGCTGGACAAGGCCACCCGGCATTTCCGGGAGGTGCGCAAGAAGTACCACCAGTTCGAGAGCGCCTATAACGGCGTCGATACCTCGGTCCTGCTGTCCCAGGTGCCCGGCGGCATGATGTCCAACCTGGCCAATCAGTTGAAGGAGCAGGGGGCGCTGGACCGGATCCAGGAGGTGTTCGAGGAAATCCCGCGGGTTCGCAAGGACCTCGGTTTCCCACCGCTGGTCACCCCGACATCCCAGATTGTCGGGACCCAGGCGGTCATCAACGTGCTGGGCGGCAAGCGCTACGACACCATCACCAACGAGGTGAAAAAGTACCTCCAGGGCTGGTACGGCAAGGCGCCCGCTGACGTGGACGCTGAACTGCGGCGTCGCGCGGTCGGCAACGAGGACCTGGTCCTGGAGCGCCCGGCGAACCTGATTCCGCGGGAGCTTGAGGACCTGCGCAAACAGGTGGGTGACCTGGCCCAGAGCGATGAGGATGTGCTGACCTACGCCATGTTCCCGGACCAGGCCAAGGCCTATCTTGAGCAGCGCCGGGATGGCACGCTTCAGCCGGAGCCGCTGGAACCCATTCCGGGCGGGCGTTCCGGCGGTGTTTCGTCCAAGTTCAAGATCACCGTGCACGGTGAGAGCTACGACATCGACGTGACCGGGGCCAATCCGGCGGGTGAGCACGAGCGCCGTTTCTACATGACGGTGGACGGGGTGCCCGAGGAAATCCACCTGGAATCCCAGGCCGATGACGGCCGCGACGGCAGCCGCTCCAGCAGTGGCCGGGCCGGTGCCACCAAGGAGGGGCATGTGACCACCAGCATGCCGGGTAACATAGTGGATGTGTTGGTGAAAGAAGGGGACCAGGTCGAGGCCGGCGACCCGGTACTGATCATCGAGGCGATGAAGATGGAAACCGAGGTGAAGGCCACCATCGCCGGTACCGTCAAGGAAGTGTCCATCGCCAAGGGCGACCGAGTGGTGCCGGGCGAGGTGCTGGTGGATATCGAGTAG
- a CDS encoding RNA polymerase sigma factor, with protein sequence MALLPFRQSKSKRFERLVHPHLRPLHTFAYRLTGSQHDAEDLVQDVVTKLFPKVDELERVDDLRPWLHRVLYRQFVDNVRKRPAGREVSENALGPKDQATSFLETLSGTEPDPLTHTDNDRRSALLRRMVGELQPDQRTLLLLHDSEGWRQEDIAEILDVPLGTIKSRLHRVRALLRTKLQEEMEPFEEQQRGCQ encoded by the coding sequence TTGGCCTTGCTTCCGTTTCGCCAGTCCAAGTCAAAACGCTTTGAACGCCTGGTCCATCCGCACCTGCGGCCACTGCACACGTTTGCCTACCGGTTAACCGGCAGTCAGCATGATGCCGAGGACCTGGTGCAGGACGTCGTGACCAAACTGTTTCCCAAAGTGGACGAACTGGAACGGGTCGACGATCTCCGCCCGTGGCTGCACCGGGTTCTCTACCGCCAGTTCGTCGACAACGTGCGCAAACGGCCGGCCGGGCGTGAAGTGAGTGAAAACGCGCTGGGCCCCAAAGACCAGGCAACTTCGTTTCTGGAAACCCTTTCAGGCACCGAGCCGGACCCACTCACCCACACCGACAACGATCGTCGCAGCGCGCTGCTTCGCCGAATGGTTGGCGAACTGCAGCCCGATCAGCGGACGTTGTTATTGCTGCATGACTCGGAAGGCTGGCGCCAGGAGGACATTGCCGAGATCCTGGATGTGCCCCTGGGTACCATAAAATCCCGGCTGCATCGGGTGCGGGCATTGCTCCGAACAAAATTGCAGGAGGAGATGGAACCTTTTGAGGAGCAACAACGTGGCTGCCAATGA
- a CDS encoding tetratricopeptide repeat protein: MLHRLIMMLLVCLGVAVANATQADTSLSPKEKFRAGIEAFQNNNLERARALLEAAAEDLESRALTYNLGVLYFKLGDYANAEAMFRQLLPSPQRALAFYNLGLIALAQDQTEQARQAFREAALASSEENLSKLARGQLAKLGEPPAPDRWQALLSLSAGYEDNIALFPDSAASSLDGAFLESVNAVSGYPYRSGDQAIKTDLQLYGREYTTEEDFNTHLVRLNVAGVHAPGPYRLTLGVGGDQIWQGGNTRENRARLSAGLRKSDCALGDERAVCSVSVDAEQVTAADRYQAYDGQHYRFDTRYKARLNAWRASAKYQVDYDDRRNLDTGTEYYSVSPLGQTVSLGLGYAMTPALEIGTSASYRYNYYRTPHRLEVPEGLLIIRREDQRLTLSMDGEYRVNKTVSLLLNLQQVRNNSNIARYDYDRKTATVGVAVHL, encoded by the coding sequence TTGCTCCACCGACTGATCATGATGCTGCTGGTCTGCCTTGGCGTTGCTGTTGCGAACGCAACGCAGGCCGACACGTCGTTATCACCGAAGGAGAAATTCCGCGCGGGCATTGAGGCCTTCCAGAACAACAACCTGGAACGTGCCCGAGCGCTGCTTGAAGCCGCGGCCGAGGATCTGGAATCGCGGGCACTCACCTACAACCTTGGCGTGCTCTATTTCAAGCTGGGCGACTATGCCAACGCCGAAGCCATGTTTCGACAGCTCCTCCCATCACCTCAACGGGCGCTGGCGTTCTATAACCTCGGCCTGATTGCCCTGGCCCAGGATCAGACCGAACAGGCCCGGCAGGCGTTCCGGGAAGCCGCGCTGGCCAGCAGCGAAGAGAACCTGAGCAAGCTCGCCCGGGGCCAACTTGCCAAACTGGGTGAACCGCCGGCTCCGGACCGCTGGCAGGCCCTGCTGTCCCTGTCCGCCGGGTACGAAGACAACATTGCACTGTTCCCGGACAGCGCCGCCAGCTCCCTGGACGGGGCCTTCCTGGAATCGGTAAACGCGGTGTCGGGGTATCCCTACCGGTCAGGGGACCAGGCCATCAAAACCGACCTGCAACTGTACGGTCGCGAGTACACCACCGAAGAAGACTTCAATACCCACCTGGTTCGACTCAACGTAGCGGGCGTCCACGCACCCGGCCCTTATCGGCTGACGCTCGGCGTGGGCGGGGATCAGATCTGGCAAGGGGGCAATACCCGGGAGAACCGGGCCCGCCTCAGTGCCGGCCTCAGGAAATCGGATTGCGCCCTGGGTGACGAGAGGGCCGTGTGCTCCGTTTCGGTGGATGCCGAGCAGGTCACTGCGGCAGACCGGTACCAAGCCTACGACGGCCAGCACTACCGATTCGACACCCGCTACAAGGCACGATTGAACGCGTGGCGGGCCAGTGCCAAGTACCAGGTGGATTACGACGATCGCCGGAATCTCGATACCGGCACCGAGTACTACAGTGTCTCGCCGCTGGGCCAGACCGTGTCGCTGGGGCTGGGATACGCCATGACACCCGCGCTCGAGATCGGCACTTCCGCCAGCTACCGGTACAACTATTACCGCACCCCTCATCGCCTGGAAGTGCCAGAAGGGCTGCTGATCATCCGGCGGGAGGATCAGCGGCTGACCCTTTCGATGGACGGGGAATACCGGGTCAACAAAACCGTGTCCCTGCTACTGAACCTCCAGCAGGTTCGGAACAACAGCAACATTGCCCGGTACGATTATGACCGGAAAACGGCAACCGTGGGGGTCGCCGTTCACCTTTAG
- a CDS encoding acyl-CoA dehydrogenase has translation MASTPWDDLLQLDTQLDETERQVRDSIRSFCDQRLMPGIIEANRHEKFDRTIFNDMGELGMLGATLPEEYGGPGLNHVCYGLIAREVERVDSAYRSALSVQSSLVIHPIHAFGQEALKKRILPQLASGEKVGCFGLTEPNHGSDPGSMETRAKKVDGGYLVSGSKTWITNSPIADVCVVWAKLDGTITGFVIERGAKGLETPKIEGKFSLRASETGSIFMDEVFVPDENKLDVEGLKGPFSCLNKARYGISWGSLGAAEFCWHAARSYTLERTQFGRPLAANQLIQKKLVDMQTEITLGLQGALQLGRMMDAGNYSTDAISLMKRNNCGKALDIARVSRDMHGGNGIADEYHVIRHVMNLEAVNTYEGTHDVHALILGRGQTGIAAFS, from the coding sequence ATGGCATCCACACCCTGGGATGATCTACTGCAACTCGATACCCAACTGGACGAAACCGAGCGCCAGGTTCGCGACAGTATCCGTTCTTTCTGTGACCAGCGCCTGATGCCCGGCATCATCGAAGCCAACCGTCACGAGAAGTTCGATCGCACCATCTTCAACGACATGGGCGAACTGGGCATGCTCGGCGCGACCCTGCCGGAAGAATACGGCGGGCCGGGCCTGAACCACGTTTGCTACGGCCTGATTGCCCGGGAAGTGGAGCGGGTCGATTCCGCCTACCGCTCTGCCCTGAGTGTCCAGTCGTCACTGGTCATTCACCCGATTCACGCCTTTGGTCAGGAAGCCCTGAAAAAGCGCATCCTGCCGCAACTGGCCTCCGGCGAAAAGGTGGGCTGCTTCGGCCTGACCGAGCCCAACCACGGGTCCGACCCGGGCAGCATGGAGACGCGCGCCAAGAAAGTTGACGGCGGCTATCTGGTCAGCGGCTCCAAAACCTGGATCACCAACTCGCCGATTGCCGACGTGTGCGTGGTCTGGGCCAAGCTGGACGGCACCATCACCGGGTTTGTCATCGAGCGCGGCGCCAAGGGCCTGGAAACCCCGAAGATTGAAGGCAAGTTCTCCCTGCGGGCGTCGGAGACCGGATCCATCTTTATGGACGAGGTGTTTGTCCCGGACGAGAACAAGCTGGACGTGGAAGGTCTGAAAGGCCCGTTCAGCTGCCTGAACAAGGCCCGTTACGGCATCAGCTGGGGCTCCCTGGGCGCCGCCGAGTTCTGCTGGCACGCGGCTCGCAGCTACACGCTGGAGCGCACCCAGTTCGGCCGGCCCCTGGCGGCCAACCAGCTGATTCAGAAAAAACTGGTGGATATGCAGACCGAAATCACCCTGGGCCTGCAGGGGGCCCTGCAACTGGGCCGGATGATGGATGCCGGCAACTACTCAACCGACGCCATCTCCCTGATGAAGCGCAACAACTGTGGCAAGGCTCTCGACATCGCCCGGGTGTCCCGCGACATGCACGGGGGCAATGGCATCGCCGACGAGTACCATGTGATCCGTCACGTGATGAACCTGGAAGCGGTCAACACCTACGAAGGGACCCACGACGTCCACGCCCTGATCCTGGGCCGTGGTCAGACGGGCATCGCCGCGTTCAGCTGA
- a CDS encoding DUF1329 domain-containing protein produces the protein MRTLMFGAVAGAFLASGPAHAAVSEQEAAKLGDSLTPIGAEKAGNGDEIPAWTGGLTEAPAGYKGDGRYVDPFPGDKELFRINQSNLEQYADNLSPGQIAMIKSYEDYFIPVYQTRRTATYPEAVQQQTMENATKVELVESGNGLKNYQTATPFPIPQNGLEAIFNHITRYRGGSFTRNVAQVTPQPNGDFSPVKFTESFTERVALEDYEPSEDPNVMFYFKQAITAPSRLAGNVLLVHETINQVKEPRRAWLYNSGQRRVRRAPNVAYDGPGTAADGQRTSDNLDLYNGAPDKYNWELIGKKEMYIPYNSYRLASGDLSYEDIIQPGHIDQSLARYELHRVWHVKATLKDEERHVYEVRDFYLDEDTWQIALVDHYDGRGSLWRVAEAHAMQIYDANIPAYAFETLYDLLSGRYLVMGMTNEEDAPYEYGTERSSREYTPAALRRAGVR, from the coding sequence ATGAGAACCCTGATGTTTGGCGCGGTTGCGGGCGCCTTCCTGGCCTCCGGACCGGCCCACGCGGCGGTGTCCGAACAGGAGGCCGCCAAACTGGGCGACAGCCTGACCCCGATCGGCGCCGAGAAAGCAGGCAATGGTGATGAAATTCCCGCCTGGACCGGCGGCTTGACCGAGGCACCGGCGGGCTACAAGGGCGACGGCCGCTACGTTGATCCCTTCCCCGGCGACAAGGAGCTGTTCCGGATCAATCAGAGCAACCTGGAGCAGTATGCCGACAACCTGAGTCCGGGCCAGATTGCCATGATCAAGTCCTACGAGGATTATTTCATCCCGGTCTATCAGACCCGCCGGACGGCCACATACCCGGAAGCGGTTCAGCAGCAGACCATGGAAAATGCCACCAAGGTGGAACTGGTGGAAAGCGGCAACGGCCTGAAGAACTATCAGACCGCGACGCCGTTCCCAATTCCCCAGAATGGCCTGGAGGCGATTTTCAACCACATCACCCGGTATCGGGGCGGTTCGTTCACCCGAAACGTCGCCCAGGTGACACCGCAACCCAATGGCGATTTCAGCCCGGTGAAGTTCACCGAATCGTTCACGGAGCGGGTGGCGCTGGAAGACTACGAGCCGTCCGAGGATCCGAACGTGATGTTTTACTTCAAGCAGGCCATCACCGCGCCGTCGCGGCTGGCCGGGAACGTGCTGCTGGTGCACGAGACCATCAACCAGGTGAAGGAGCCTCGCCGGGCCTGGTTGTACAACTCCGGCCAGCGCCGGGTGCGCCGCGCGCCGAATGTGGCCTACGACGGCCCGGGTACCGCGGCTGACGGCCAGCGTACGTCCGATAACCTGGACCTCTACAACGGCGCGCCGGACAAGTACAACTGGGAACTGATCGGCAAGAAGGAGATGTACATCCCGTACAACTCCTACCGCCTGGCCAGTGGGGACCTGAGCTACGAGGACATCATCCAGCCCGGACACATTGACCAGAGTCTGGCCCGTTACGAACTGCATCGGGTATGGCATGTGAAGGCCACCCTGAAAGACGAGGAGCGCCACGTGTACGAAGTGCGGGATTTCTACCTGGACGAAGATACCTGGCAGATCGCGCTGGTTGATCACTACGACGGTCGTGGCAGTCTCTGGCGCGTCGCCGAGGCTCACGCCATGCAGATCTACGACGCCAACATTCCCGCTTATGCCTTTGAGACCCTCTACGACCTGCTCTCAGGCCGGTACCTGGTCATGGGTATGACCAACGAAGAGGACGCGCCGTACGAGTACGGTACCGAACGCAGTTCCCGGGAATACACGCCGGCCGCCCTGCGCCGGGCCGGTGTTCGCTGA
- a CDS encoding DUF1302 domain-containing protein codes for MTTTNSTVSRTTRLALAVPLACLSTSVAAFDFDIYEIDASFSTTLTAGLAYRLEDQDKDLISQGNLGPEFAFSDTGASSNNFDDGNLNFEKGEPYSQILRGRSELFLDYAPDSDVLTRVGALVRGSYYYDYELKDNPRAVDPVGQRRELNEEAKDNAAGVDLLDAYVFTDWYFGDTPVSIRYGRQVVNWGESTFILGGINAVNPIDVPAFRAPGAELKDVLLPVEMLYTSVGITPEVTVEAFVQTDWEPFRIDDCGTFFSTADVAADGCGPVLLAGQVPDSQAFEEGFIAPRLGDKEPGDKDQFGVAARWFVTDLDAELGLFYTRYHSRLPYISGVVNNPESPEANQFNDPSKPFSRFPSYFIEYPKGIDLFGLSINTTLPTGTSLGAEYSFRPNLPIQWNTFELIYGGLQQRGPDGQVISKLEQRERASGGNYAGDAVDGYDRFKVSQAQATAIHFIDRVMGAARFIIVGEVGATYIHDFPGKSEARYGRSGIYGVGPVPLDGPSFSGDFCSQGTDNDPRLNINASNCRGDGFTTSFSWGYRTLFVWDYPDALVGVNLRPKLFWTHDVKGYAPDPGGNFNEGNKSIGLGVEATYQNAYKANLSYTTYFGGDYNVINDRDFVAASISYSF; via the coding sequence ATGACAACAACAAACTCCACCGTATCCAGAACGACCCGCCTGGCGCTGGCGGTGCCACTGGCCTGCCTGTCCACGTCGGTTGCCGCCTTCGATTTCGACATCTACGAGATCGATGCCTCGTTCAGTACCACCCTGACCGCCGGCCTTGCCTACCGCCTGGAGGATCAGGACAAGGACCTGATTTCCCAGGGTAACCTGGGGCCGGAGTTCGCATTCAGTGACACGGGTGCGTCTTCCAACAACTTCGACGACGGCAACCTGAACTTCGAAAAGGGCGAACCGTACTCGCAGATCCTGCGGGGGCGCAGCGAGCTGTTCCTGGATTACGCGCCGGACAGCGACGTCCTCACCCGGGTGGGTGCGCTGGTGCGCGGCAGCTACTACTACGATTACGAGCTCAAGGATAATCCCCGCGCCGTGGACCCGGTCGGGCAGCGCCGCGAGTTGAATGAGGAAGCCAAGGACAACGCCGCGGGCGTGGACCTGCTCGATGCCTATGTCTTCACCGACTGGTATTTCGGCGATACCCCGGTGTCCATCCGTTACGGCCGTCAGGTCGTCAACTGGGGTGAAAGCACGTTCATTCTTGGCGGCATCAATGCCGTCAATCCGATTGACGTCCCGGCCTTCCGGGCCCCCGGCGCCGAACTGAAGGACGTCCTGTTGCCGGTCGAGATGCTGTATACCTCGGTAGGCATCACGCCGGAGGTCACCGTCGAGGCGTTCGTGCAGACCGATTGGGAGCCGTTCCGGATCGATGACTGCGGCACCTTCTTCTCCACGGCGGACGTCGCGGCCGACGGTTGTGGGCCGGTGCTGCTGGCCGGCCAGGTGCCAGATTCCCAGGCCTTCGAAGAGGGCTTCATCGCGCCTCGCCTTGGTGACAAGGAGCCGGGCGACAAGGACCAGTTCGGGGTCGCCGCCCGTTGGTTCGTGACCGACCTGGATGCCGAACTCGGGCTGTTCTACACCCGTTACCACAGTCGCCTGCCCTACATCAGCGGGGTGGTGAATAACCCGGAGTCGCCGGAGGCGAACCAGTTCAACGATCCGAGCAAACCGTTCTCCCGGTTCCCGAGCTACTTCATTGAGTATCCGAAAGGCATTGACCTGTTCGGTCTGAGCATCAACACCACCCTGCCCACCGGCACCTCCCTCGGCGCGGAATACAGCTTCCGGCCGAACCTGCCCATCCAGTGGAACACCTTCGAGCTGATTTACGGTGGCCTCCAGCAGCGCGGCCCCGACGGTCAGGTCATCAGTAAGCTGGAGCAGCGTGAGCGCGCCAGTGGCGGCAACTACGCGGGTGATGCCGTGGACGGCTATGACCGGTTCAAGGTGTCCCAGGCCCAGGCGACCGCGATTCACTTCATCGATCGGGTGATGGGCGCTGCGCGCTTCATCATCGTTGGTGAGGTGGGGGCCACCTACATCCACGATTTCCCGGGGAAATCCGAGGCCCGCTACGGCCGTTCAGGGATCTACGGGGTCGGGCCGGTGCCGCTGGATGGCCCCAGTTTCTCCGGCGACTTCTGTAGCCAGGGCACAGACAACGATCCACGCCTGAACATCAACGCCAGCAACTGCCGCGGCGACGGTTTCACCACCTCGTTCTCCTGGGGCTACCGGACGCTGTTTGTCTGGGACTACCCGGATGCGCTGGTCGGTGTGAACCTGCGACCGAAACTGTTCTGGACCCACGATGTAAAAGGCTACGCGCCGGATCCGGGTGGCAACTTTAACGAGGGCAACAAATCCATCGGGCTTGGCGTCGAAGCGACCTATCAAAACGCCTACAAGGCGAACCTCAGTTACACCACTTACTTCGGCGGCGATTACAACGTCATCAATGACCGGGATTTTGTCGCCGCCTCCATTTCCTATTCCTTCTAA